In Meleagris gallopavo isolate NT-WF06-2002-E0010 breed Aviagen turkey brand Nicholas breeding stock chromosome 2, Turkey_5.1, whole genome shotgun sequence, the following are encoded in one genomic region:
- the CNIH4 gene encoding protein cornichon homolog 4, with protein sequence MLISLHWFIFLLNLPIATWNIYRFIMVPSGNMGVFDPTEIHNRGQLKSHMKEAMIKLGFHLLCFFMYLYSMILALIND encoded by the exons ATGCTTATTTCATTGCACTGGTTCATCTTCCTCCTTAATTTGCCAATAGCAACGTGGAATATATATCG gtttaTTATGGTGCCAAGTGGAAACATGGGGGTATTTGATCCCACAGAGATCCATAACCGAGGACAACTGAAATCACACATGAAAGAAGCTATGATCAAGCTAGGCTTTCATCTGCTCTGTTTCTTCATGTACCTTTACAG TATGATTCTGGCTTTGATAAATGATTGA